From the genome of Penaeus monodon isolate SGIC_2016 chromosome 16, NSTDA_Pmon_1, whole genome shotgun sequence, one region includes:
- the LOC119582853 gene encoding uncharacterized protein LOC119582853, translating into MFLHVGPQALLVRALLVAAWGFLLSAPRVVSGRSVVHTNAMYDKSIHGKPVIVYVDVNFFVHNITNSTLSLGKGLSREAGTLGLFPVPMCLEDYNPCPFGRNGKRRKMASRKTKQTFVIHLNNTEKNAIEAKKYTVEVDSECYCEEEQDSNGVREGVKY; encoded by the coding sequence ATGTTCCTCCACGTGGGACCGCAGGCTCTGCTTGTGCGCGCGCTCCTGGTCGCTGCCTGGGGCTTCCTGCTCTCGGCTCCTCGCGTCGTCAGCGGGCGCAGTGTCGTCCACACTAACGCCATGTATGACAAGAGCATCCACGGGAAGCCTGTCATCGTATACGTGGATGTAAATTTTTTTGTGCACAATATCACCAATAGCACTCTCTCTCTGGGCAAGGGCCTCAGTAGGGAGGCCGGGACCCTGGGCCTGTTCCCTGTGCCAATGTGCCTGGAGGATTACAACCCGTGTCCCTTCGGTAGGAACGGCAAGAGACGGAAGATGGCGTCCCGGAAAACTAAGCAGACCTTCGTTATACACTTAAATAATacggaaaaaaatgcaattgaagCAAAGAAATATACTGTTGAGGTGGACTCTGAATGCTATTGCGAGGAAGAACAGGACAGCAATGGTGTTCGTGAGGGAGTAAAGTATTAA